The following proteins are co-located in the Escherichia fergusonii ATCC 35469 genome:
- the cbdX gene encoding cytochrome bd-II oxidase subunit CbdX codes for MWYQLWFVGILLMCAITSLVLVWLEPRFESAKKDEADGNHKIA; via the coding sequence ATGTGGTATCAACTCTGGTTTGTTGGCATTTTGCTGATGTGCGCCATAACGTCACTGGTTCTGGTATGGCTTGAGCCACGGTTTGAGAGCGCTAAAAAAGACGAGGCGGATGGTAATCATAAAATTGCCTGA
- the torS gene encoding TMAO reductase system sensor histidine kinase/response regulator TorS codes for MNLTLTRRLWMGFALMALLTLTSTLVGWYNLRFISQVEKDNTQALIPTMNMARQLSEASAWELFAAQNLTSADNEKMWQAQGRMLTAQSLKINALLQALREQGFDTTAIEQQEQEISRSLRQQGELVGQRLQLRQQQQQLSQQIVAAADEIARLAQGQANNAATSAGATQAGIYDLIEQHQRQAAENALDRLIDIDLEYVNQMNELRLSALRVQQMVMNLGLEQIQKNASTLEKQLNNAVKILQRRQIRIEDPGVRAQVATTLTTVSQYSDLLALYQQDSEISHRLQTLAQNNIAQFAQFSSEVSQLVDTIELRNQHGLAHLEKASARGQYSLLLLGIVSLCALILILWRVVYRSVTRPLAEQTQALQRLLDGDINSPFPETAGVRELDTIGRLMDAFRSSVHALNRHREQLAAQVKARTAELQELVIEHRQARAEAEKASQAKSAFLAAMSHEIRTPLYGILGTAQLLADNPALSTQRDDLRAITDSGESLLTILNDILDYSAIEAGGKNVSVSDEPFEPRPLMESNLQLMSGRVKGRPIRLATAIADDVPTALMGDPRRIRQVITNLLSNALRFTDEGQIILRSRTDGEQWLLEVEDSGCGIDPAKLTEIFQPFVQVSGKRGGTGLGLTISSRLAQAMGGELSATSTPEVGSCFCLRLPLRIATAPVPKTVNQAVRLDDLRLLLIEDNPLTQRITVEMLNTSGAQVVAVGNAAQAIEALQNSEPFAAALVDFDLPDIDGITLARQLAQQYPSLVLIGFSAHVIDETLRQRTSSLFRGIIPKPVPREVLGQLLAHYLQLQTSNDQPLDISQLNEDAQLMGTKKIHEWLALFKEHTLPLLDEIDIARASQDSEKIKRAAHQLKSSCSSLGMRSASQLCAQLEQQPLSAIALREEIMKSISALEVWISQKLHP; via the coding sequence GTGAATTTAACCCTGACCCGAAGACTCTGGATGGGCTTTGCCCTGATGGCGCTGTTAACCCTGACCAGTACCCTGGTGGGATGGTACAACCTGCGCTTTATCAGCCAGGTGGAAAAAGACAATACTCAGGCATTGATTCCTACCATGAATATGGCGCGCCAGTTGAGCGAAGCCAGCGCCTGGGAACTTTTCGCCGCCCAGAACCTGACCAGTGCCGATAACGAAAAGATGTGGCAGGCGCAGGGGCGAATGCTCACCGCACAAAGCCTGAAGATTAACGCGTTGCTGCAAGCGTTACGGGAACAAGGGTTTGACACCACCGCTATTGAACAACAGGAGCAGGAGATCTCCCGTTCGTTACGTCAACAAGGGGAACTGGTGGGGCAGCGTTTGCAACTGCGCCAGCAACAACAGCAACTCAGCCAGCAGATAGTCGCTGCTGCCGATGAGATCGCACGCCTGGCGCAAGGTCAGGCGAATAATGCGGCGACCTCTGCCGGAGCGACCCAGGCCGGGATTTACGATTTGATCGAACAACATCAGCGTCAGGCCGCAGAAAACGCACTTGATCGGCTGATTGATATCGATCTTGAGTACGTTAACCAGATGAATGAACTGCGCCTTAGCGCCCTGCGCGTGCAGCAAATGGTGATGAATCTGGGGCTGGAACAGATCCAGAAAAATGCGTCAACGCTGGAAAAGCAACTCAATAATGCGGTTAAAATTCTGCAACGTCGGCAAATACGCATTGAAGATCCAGGTGTTCGTGCACAGGTCGCGACAACGTTAACTACCGTTAGCCAATATAGCGATTTGCTGGCGCTGTATCAGCAGGACAGTGAAATCAGTCATCGCCTGCAAACTCTCGCCCAAAATAACATCGCCCAGTTCGCGCAGTTTAGTAGCGAAGTCAGTCAATTGGTCGACACCATTGAGCTGCGTAATCAGCATGGCCTGGCGCATCTGGAAAAAGCCAGTGCTCGCGGGCAATACAGCCTGTTATTGCTGGGGATAGTTTCTCTTTGCGCACTGATTCTGATCCTCTGGCGCGTGGTTTATCGCTCAGTCACGCGTCCCCTTGCCGAACAAACGCAGGCGCTGCAACGACTGCTGGACGGTGATATCAACTCCCCTTTCCCGGAAACTGCTGGCGTGCGGGAGCTGGACACCATCGGGCGGCTGATGGATGCGTTTCGCAGCAGTGTTCATGCGCTTAATCGCCACCGCGAACAGCTGGCGGCGCAGGTAAAAGCGCGCACAGCTGAATTGCAGGAGCTGGTGATAGAACACCGACAGGCACGGGCAGAAGCAGAAAAAGCCAGCCAGGCAAAATCGGCGTTTCTGGCGGCAATGAGCCATGAGATCCGCACACCGCTGTACGGTATTCTCGGCACCGCGCAACTGCTGGCGGATAATCCGGCACTTAGCACCCAGCGTGATGATTTGCGGGCAATTACCGACTCTGGCGAATCATTGTTGACCATCCTTAACGACATTCTCGATTATTCGGCTATCGAAGCGGGTGGCAAGAATGTTTCGGTCAGCGATGAGCCCTTTGAACCGCGCCCGCTGATGGAAAGTAACCTGCAATTAATGAGCGGACGGGTGAAAGGTCGCCCAATTCGCCTGGCAACGGCAATTGCCGACGATGTTCCGACCGCGTTAATGGGCGATCCGCGACGAATTCGTCAGGTCATTACCAACCTGTTGAGCAACGCCCTGCGTTTCACTGACGAAGGGCAAATTATCCTGCGTAGTCGCACTGATGGCGAACAATGGCTGCTCGAAGTCGAAGACAGCGGCTGCGGTATTGATCCCGCGAAACTGACAGAAATCTTCCAGCCATTTGTTCAGGTGAGTGGCAAACGCGGCGGCACCGGGCTGGGGCTGACTATCAGTAGCCGTCTGGCCCAGGCGATGGGTGGCGAACTGAGCGCCACCAGCACGCCGGAGGTTGGAAGCTGTTTTTGTTTACGCTTGCCGTTACGTATTGCCACTGCACCCGTGCCCAAAACAGTCAATCAGGCGGTACGTCTGGACGATTTGCGTTTGCTGTTAATTGAAGATAACCCGCTAACCCAGCGAATTACTGTCGAAATGCTGAACACCAGTGGTGCGCAGGTCGTTGCAGTAGGAAATGCCGCGCAGGCAATAGAGGCATTGCAAAATAGCGAACCGTTTGCTGCCGCACTGGTGGATTTTGATCTGCCGGATATAGACGGCATTACCCTTGCCCGGCAACTGGCACAGCAATATCCGTCACTGGTTTTGATTGGTTTTAGCGCCCATGTCATCGACGAAACACTGCGCCAGCGTACCAGTTCACTATTTCGCGGGATTATCCCTAAACCGGTGCCGCGTGAAGTGCTCGGTCAGTTACTGGCGCACTATCTCCAACTGCAAACCAGTAACGATCAACCGTTGGATATATCGCAACTCAATGAAGATGCTCAGTTAATGGGAACAAAGAAGATCCACGAATGGCTGGCATTATTTAAAGAACATACCCTGCCGCTTCTCGATGAAATCGACATTGCCCGCGCCAGTCAGGATAGCGAGAAAATAAAGCGTGCCGCGCATCAGCTAAAAAGCAGTTGCTCAAGTCTGGGAATGCGTAGCGCCAGCCAGTTATGCGCACAACTGGAGCAGCAGCCTCTGTCGGCTATTGCACTGCGAGAAGAGATTATGAAAAGTATCTCAGCACTGGAAGTCTGGATCAGCCAAAAGTTACACCCGTGA
- the torT gene encoding TMAO reductase system periplasmic protein TorT, whose protein sequence is MRVLLLLLLSLFMLPGFSADNLLRWHDAQHFSVQPSTPLKAKRSWKLCALYPSLKDSYWLSLNYGMQEAARRYGVDLKVLEAGGYSQLATQQAQIDQCKQWGAEAILLGSSTTSFPDLQKQVASLPVIELVNAIDAPQVKSRVGVPWFQMGYQPGRYLVQWSHGKPLNVLLMPGPDNAGGSKEMVEGFRAAIAGSPVRIVDIALGDNDIEIQRNLLQEMLERHPEIDVVAGTAIAAEAAMGEGRNLKTPLTVVSFYLSHQVYRGLKRGRVIMAASDQMVWQGELAVEQAIRQLQGQSVSDNVSPPILVLTPKNADREHIRRSLSPGGFRPVYFYQHTSAAKK, encoded by the coding sequence ATGCGCGTACTGCTATTGTTACTTCTTTCCCTTTTCATGTTGCCTGGATTTTCGGCTGATAACTTGTTGCGCTGGCATGATGCGCAGCATTTCTCGGTACAACCCTCTACGCCGCTTAAAGCCAAACGTTCATGGAAACTGTGCGCGCTTTATCCCAGCCTGAAAGATTCATACTGGTTATCGTTGAACTATGGTATGCAGGAGGCTGCTCGCCGCTACGGTGTGGATTTAAAAGTGCTGGAGGCAGGCGGCTACAGCCAGTTGGCTACCCAGCAAGCACAAATCGACCAGTGCAAACAGTGGGGTGCAGAGGCCATTTTGCTCGGTAGTAGCACGACGTCATTTCCCGACCTGCAAAAGCAGGTAGCAAGTCTGCCGGTGATCGAACTGGTAAATGCTATTGATGCTCCCCAGGTGAAAAGCCGCGTTGGTGTGCCGTGGTTTCAGATGGGCTATCAACCAGGGCGATATCTGGTGCAATGGAGTCACGGAAAACCACTGAACGTCCTGTTGATGCCCGGCCCCGATAACGCTGGGGGGAGTAAGGAGATGGTAGAGGGTTTCCGCGCCGCCATTGCCGGAAGCCCGGTGCGTATTGTCGATATTGCGCTCGGCGACAACGATATTGAAATCCAGCGTAACCTGTTGCAGGAGATGTTGGAGCGCCATCCAGAAATCGACGTTGTGGCCGGAACGGCGATTGCGGCAGAGGCGGCAATGGGTGAAGGGCGCAACCTGAAAACGCCGCTGACCGTGGTGTCGTTTTATCTTTCACATCAGGTGTATCGCGGACTAAAGCGGGGAAGAGTGATCATGGCTGCCAGCGATCAAATGGTCTGGCAGGGGGAACTGGCGGTTGAGCAAGCGATCAGGCAATTACAGGGGCAATCGGTGTCTGATAATGTCAGCCCACCGATTTTAGTCCTGACGCCGAAAAATGCCGACCGCGAACATATCCGCCGCTCGCTGTCACCAGGGGGATTTCGTCCGGTCTATTTTTATCAGCACACATCAGCGGCTAAGAAATAA
- the torR gene encoding two-component system response regulator TorR, which yields MPHHIVIVEDEPVTQARLQTYFTQEGYTVSVTASGAGLREIMQNQPVDLILLDINLPDENGLMLTRALRERSTVGIILVTGRSDRIDRIVGLEMGADDYVTKPLELRELVVRVKNLLWRIDLARQAQPLTQDNCYRFAGYCLNVSRHTLELDGEPIKLTRAEYEMLVAFVTNPGEILSRERLLRMLSARRVENPDLRTVDVLIRRLRHKLSADLLVTQHGEGYFLAADVC from the coding sequence ATGCCACATCACATTGTTATTGTTGAAGATGAGCCGGTTACCCAGGCGCGATTACAAACCTACTTCACTCAGGAGGGGTATACGGTTTCCGTTACGGCGAGCGGTGCCGGGCTGCGTGAAATTATGCAAAACCAGCCAGTGGATTTAATTCTGCTGGATATCAATTTGCCCGATGAAAATGGCCTGATGTTAACCCGCGCCCTGCGGGAACGTTCGACGGTGGGTATTATTCTGGTTACCGGACGCAGCGATCGGATTGACCGTATTGTTGGGCTGGAAATGGGCGCAGACGATTACGTTACCAAACCGCTGGAACTGCGCGAACTGGTGGTACGGGTGAAAAATCTGCTCTGGCGAATCGACCTCGCGCGACAAGCTCAACCGCTCACTCAGGACAACTGCTATCGCTTTGCCGGTTATTGCCTGAATGTGTCGCGCCATACGCTGGAGCTTGATGGCGAACCGATTAAACTAACCCGCGCAGAGTATGAAATGTTGGTGGCATTTGTGACCAATCCGGGCGAAATTCTCAGCCGTGAACGTCTGCTGCGTATGCTTTCTGCGCGCCGGGTGGAAAACCCCGACCTGCGCACCGTCGATGTGTTAATTCGTCGTTTACGTCATAAACTCAGCGCGGATTTACTGGTGACACAACATGGCGAAGGTTATTTCTTAGCCGCTGATGTGTGCTGA
- the torC gene encoding pentaheme c-type cytochrome TorC: MRKLWNALRRPSARWSVLALVAIGIVIGIALIVLPHVGIKVTSTTEFCVSCHSMQPVYEEYKQSVHFQNASGVRAECHDCHIPPDIPGMVKRKLEASNDIYQTFIAHSIDTPEKFEAKRAELAEREWARMKENNSATCRSCHNYDAMDHAKQHPEAARQMKVAAKDNQSCIDCHKGIAHQLPDMSSGFRKQFDELRASANDSGDTLYSIDIKPIYAAKGDKEASGSLLPASEVKVLKRDGDWLQIEITGWTESAGRQRVLTQFPGKRIFVASIRGDVQQQVKTLEKTTVADTNTEWSKLQATAWMKKGDMVNDIKPIWAYADSLYNGTCNQCHGAPEIAHFDANGWIGTLNGMIGFTSLDKREERTLLKYLQMNASDTAGKAHGDKKEEK, encoded by the coding sequence ATGCGGAAACTCTGGAACGCGTTACGCCGACCCAGTGCTCGTTGGTCGGTACTGGCGCTGGTCGCTATTGGGATTGTGATTGGCATTGCGCTGATTGTGTTACCTCACGTGGGGATCAAAGTCACCAGCACAACCGAATTTTGTGTCAGTTGCCACAGTATGCAACCGGTGTATGAAGAATATAAACAGTCGGTGCATTTCCAGAACGCCTCCGGCGTGCGAGCTGAATGCCATGACTGCCATATCCCGCCGGATATTCCAGGCATGGTGAAGCGTAAACTGGAAGCGAGCAACGACATCTACCAGACCTTTATTGCCCACTCCATTGATACACCTGAGAAATTCGAAGCCAAACGCGCGGAACTTGCCGAGCGTGAATGGGCGCGAATGAAAGAAAACAACTCGGCAACCTGCCGCTCCTGCCATAACTACGACGCGATGGATCATGCGAAGCAGCATCCTGAAGCGGCGCGTCAGATGAAGGTGGCAGCGAAAGATAATCAATCCTGCATCGACTGTCATAAAGGTATTGCCCACCAGTTACCTGATATGAGTAGTGGCTTCCGTAAGCAGTTCGATGAGCTGCGTGCCAGTGCTAATGATAGTGGTGACACGCTGTACTCCATCGATATTAAGCCGATTTATGCGGCGAAAGGCGATAAAGAAGCGTCTGGTTCTCTGCTGCCTGCTTCGGAAGTGAAAGTCCTTAAACGTGACGGCGACTGGCTGCAAATTGAAATCACTGGCTGGACGGAAAGCGCAGGACGTCAGCGTGTACTCACCCAGTTCCCTGGCAAACGCATCTTTGTTGCTTCGATTCGTGGCGATGTTCAGCAGCAGGTGAAAACGCTGGAGAAAACCACCGTTGCCGACACCAATACCGAGTGGAGCAAATTGCAGGCCACCGCGTGGATGAAGAAAGGCGACATGGTGAACGATATCAAACCGATCTGGGCTTATGCGGATTCGCTGTACAACGGCACTTGTAATCAATGCCACGGCGCACCGGAAATCGCCCACTTCGACGCTAATGGTTGGATTGGCACGCTCAACGGCATGATTGGCTTTACCAGCCTCGATAAACGTGAAGAACGCACCTTGCTGAAATATCTGCAAATGAATGCGTCTGATACCGCAGGTAAGGCTCACGGCGATAAGAAGGAAGAAAAATAA
- the torA gene encoding trimethylamine-N-oxide reductase TorA → MNNNDLFQASRRRFLAQLGGLTVAGMLGSSLLTPRRATAAQAATEAVTSKEGILTGSHWGAIRATVKDGRFVAAKPFELDKYPSKMIAGLPDHVHNAARIRYPMVRVDWLRKRHLSDTSQRGDNRFVRVSWDEALDMFYEELERVQKTHGPSALLTASGWQSTGMFHNASGMLAKAIALHGNSVGTGGDYSTGAAQVILPRVVGSMEVYEQQTSWPLVLQNSKTIVLWGSDLLKNQQANWWCPDHDVYEYYAQLKAKVAAGEIQVISIDPVVTSTHEYLGREHVKHIAVNPQTDVPLQLALAHTLYSENLYDKNFLANYCVGFEQFLPYLLGEKDGQPKDAAWAEKLTGIDAETIRGLARQMAANRTQIIAGWCVQRMQHGEQWAWMIVVLAAMLGQIGLPGGGFGFGWHYNGAGTPGRKGVILSGFSGSTSIPPVHDNSDYQGYSSTIPIARFVDAILEPGKVINWNGKSVKLPPLKMCIFAGTNPLHRHQQINRIIEGWRKLETVIAIDNQWTSTCRFADIVLPATTQFERNDLDQYGNHSNRGIIAMKQVVPPQFEARNDFDIFRELCRRFNREEAFTEGLDEMGWLKRIWQEGVQQGKGRGVHLPAFDDFWNKKEYVEFDHPQMFVRHQAFREDPDLEPLGTPSGLIEIYSKTIADMNYDDCQGHPMWFEKIERSHGGPGSQKYPLHLQSVHPDFRLHSQLCESETLRQQYTVAGKEPVFISPQDASARGIRNGDVVRVFNARGQVLAGAVVSDRYAPGVARIHEGAWYDPDKGGEPGALCKYGNPNVLTIDIGTSQLAQATSAHTTLVEIEKYNGTVEQVTAFNGPVEMVAQCEYVPASQVKS, encoded by the coding sequence ATGAACAATAACGATCTCTTTCAGGCATCACGTCGACGTTTTCTGGCACAACTCGGCGGCTTAACTGTCGCCGGGATGCTGGGGTCGTCATTGTTAACGCCGCGCCGTGCGACTGCGGCGCAAGCGGCGACCGAGGCGGTCACCTCGAAAGAGGGCATTCTGACCGGGTCGCACTGGGGGGCTATCCGCGCGACGGTGAAGGATGGTCGCTTTGTGGCGGCAAAACCATTCGAACTGGATAAATATCCGTCGAAAATGATCGCCGGATTGCCGGATCACGTACACAATGCGGCGCGTATTCGTTATCCGATGGTACGCGTGGACTGGCTACGTAAGCGCCATCTGAGCGACACATCTCAGCGTGGCGATAACCGGTTCGTGCGCGTGAGCTGGGATGAAGCCCTCGACATGTTCTATGAAGAGCTGGAACGTGTGCAGAAAACGCACGGGCCGAGTGCCTTACTGACCGCCAGTGGTTGGCAGTCGACGGGGATGTTCCATAACGCGTCGGGGATGTTGGCGAAAGCGATTGCCTTACATGGTAATAGCGTTGGTACGGGTGGGGATTACTCCACCGGTGCTGCGCAGGTGATCCTGCCGCGTGTAGTTGGCTCAATGGAAGTGTATGAACAGCAAACCTCCTGGCCGCTGGTATTGCAGAACAGCAAAACCATTGTGCTGTGGGGCTCCGATTTGCTGAAAAACCAGCAAGCGAACTGGTGGTGCCCGGATCACGATGTTTATGAATATTACGCGCAGTTGAAAGCGAAAGTCGCCGCCGGTGAAATTCAGGTCATCAGCATCGATCCGGTTGTTACATCCACTCATGAGTATCTGGGACGCGAGCATGTGAAGCACATTGCGGTTAACCCGCAAACTGACGTGCCGCTGCAACTGGCGCTGGCGCATACGTTGTACAGCGAAAACCTGTACGACAAAAACTTCCTCGCTAACTACTGTGTGGGTTTTGAGCAGTTCCTGCCCTATCTGCTGGGCGAGAAAGACGGTCAGCCGAAAGATGCCGCATGGGCTGAAAAACTGACTGGCATTGATGCCGAAACCATTCGTGGACTGGCGCGGCAGATGGCGGCGAACAGAACGCAGATTATTGCTGGTTGGTGCGTACAGCGTATGCAGCACGGTGAACAGTGGGCGTGGATGATTGTGGTTCTGGCGGCGATGCTGGGGCAAATTGGCCTGCCGGGTGGTGGCTTCGGTTTTGGCTGGCACTATAACGGCGCAGGCACGCCGGGGCGTAAAGGCGTTATTCTGAGTGGTTTCTCCGGCTCTACGTCGATTCCACCTGTTCACGACAACAGCGACTACCAAGGCTATAGCAGCACTATTCCGATTGCCCGTTTTGTCGATGCGATCCTCGAACCGGGAAAAGTGATCAACTGGAATGGTAAATCGGTAAAACTGCCACCGCTGAAAATGTGTATTTTTGCCGGAACTAACCCGTTACATCGTCATCAGCAGATTAACCGCATTATCGAAGGCTGGCGCAAGCTGGAAACGGTTATCGCTATAGATAATCAGTGGACCTCAACCTGCCGCTTTGCCGATATCGTACTGCCTGCGACCACGCAGTTTGAGCGTAACGATCTCGACCAGTACGGTAACCACTCTAACCGTGGGATCATCGCCATGAAACAGGTGGTGCCGCCGCAGTTTGAGGCGCGCAACGACTTTGATATTTTCCGCGAGCTGTGCCGTCGCTTTAATCGTGAAGAAGCCTTTACCGAAGGGCTGGACGAAATGGGCTGGCTGAAACGCATCTGGCAGGAAGGTGTACAACAGGGCAAAGGACGCGGTGTTCATCTACCAGCGTTTGATGACTTCTGGAATAAGAAAGAGTACGTCGAGTTTGACCATCCGCAGATGTTTGTTCGCCACCAGGCATTCCGCGAAGATCCGGATCTCGAACCGCTGGGCACGCCGAGTGGCCTGATTGAGATCTACTCAAAAACCATCGCCGATATGAACTACGACGATTGTCAGGGGCATCCGATGTGGTTTGAGAAAATCGAACGCTCCCACGGTGGGCCCGGCTCGCAGAAGTATCCGTTGCATCTGCAATCTGTGCATCCGGATTTCCGACTTCACTCGCAGTTATGTGAGTCGGAAACTTTGCGTCAGCAATATACGGTTGCGGGTAAAGAGCCAGTATTTATTAGCCCGCAGGATGCCAGTGCGCGCGGTATTCGTAACGGTGATGTGGTGCGCGTCTTTAACGCTCGTGGTCAGGTGTTGGCTGGAGCAGTGGTTTCTGACCGCTATGCACCCGGCGTGGCACGAATTCACGAAGGGGCATGGTACGATCCAGATAAAGGCGGTGAGCCTGGTGCGCTGTGCAAATACGGTAACCCCAACGTGTTGACTATCGACATCGGTACTTCGCAGCTGGCGCAGGCGACCAGTGCGCATACCACGCTGGTGGAAATTGAGAAGTACAACGGAACAGTGGAGCAGGTGACGGCGTTTAATGGCCCCGTTGAGATGGTGGCGCAGTGCGAATATGTTCCCGCGTCGCAGGTGAAATCATGA
- the torD gene encoding molecular chaperone TorD: MTTLTAQQIACVYAWLAQLFSRELDDEQLTQIASAQMAEWFSLLKSEPPLTAAVNELETKIAALTVRDDARLELAADFCGLFLMTDKQAALPYASAYKQDEQEIKRLLVEAGMETSGNFNEPADHLAIYLELLSHLHFSLGEGTVPARRIDSLRQKVLTALQQWLPEFAARCHQYDSFGFYAALSQLLLALVECDKQH, translated from the coding sequence ATGACCACGCTGACAGCACAACAGATTGCCTGTGTCTACGCCTGGCTGGCGCAGTTGTTCTCCCGTGAGCTGGACGATGAACAACTGACGCAGATCGCCAGTGCGCAGATGGCTGAATGGTTTTCGTTGCTAAAAAGCGAACCGCCGCTCACTGCGGCGGTGAACGAGCTGGAAACTAAAATTGCCGCTCTGACAGTGCGTGACGACGCTCGTCTGGAACTGGCCGCTGACTTTTGCGGCCTGTTTCTGATGACCGACAAACAAGCGGCGCTGCCGTATGCATCGGCCTACAAACAGGACGAGCAAGAGATTAAACGCTTGTTAGTTGAGGCAGGGATGGAAACCAGCGGCAATTTCAACGAACCGGCAGATCATCTGGCGATCTATCTCGAGTTGTTGAGTCATCTGCATTTTTCGCTGGGAGAGGGGACCGTTCCTGCGCGAAGAATCGACAGTTTGCGGCAAAAAGTACTGACGGCGCTGCAACAATGGTTACCAGAGTTTGCGGCGCGTTGCCATCAGTATGACAGCTTTGGTTTTTACGCTGCACTAAGCCAGTTATTGCTGGCGTTAGTGGAGTGCGATAAGCAGCACTGA
- the flhB gene encoding flagellar biosynthesis protein FlhB produces the protein MSDESDDKTEAPTPHRLEKAREEGQIPRSRELTSMLILLVGVCVIWFGGESLARQLAAMLSAGLHFDHHLINDPNLILGQIILLIKQAMMALLPLITGVVLVALISPVLLGGLIFSGKSLQPKFSKLNPLPGIKRMFSAQTGAELLKAILKSTLVGCVAGFYLWHKWPEMMRLMAQSPITAMGNALDLVGLCALLVVLGVIPMVGFDVFYQIFSHLKKLRMSRQDIRDEFKQSEGDPHVKGRIRQMQRAAARRRMMNDVPQADVIVNNPTHYSVALQYDENKMSAPKVIAKGAGLVALRIREIAAEHHIPTLEAPPLARALYRHAEIGQQIPGQLYAAVAEVLAWVWQLKRWRIAGGQRPVKPANLPVPEALDFINEKTTDD, from the coding sequence GTGTCTGACGAGAGCGACGACAAAACAGAAGCCCCCACACCTCACCGACTGGAAAAAGCCAGGGAAGAAGGGCAAATCCCGCGTTCCCGTGAACTCACGTCGATGCTGATCTTACTGGTCGGTGTTTGTGTCATTTGGTTTGGCGGCGAATCACTGGCACGGCAGCTTGCTGCGATGTTATCGGCAGGTTTGCACTTTGACCATCATCTGATTAACGATCCAAATCTGATCCTTGGGCAAATTATTCTGCTGATTAAACAAGCGATGATGGCGCTATTGCCGCTGATTACTGGCGTCGTGCTGGTGGCGTTGATCTCTCCGGTTTTGCTGGGAGGATTAATTTTTAGTGGCAAATCGTTACAACCGAAATTCTCTAAACTGAATCCGTTACCAGGAATTAAACGGATGTTTTCTGCCCAGACCGGAGCAGAGTTATTAAAAGCGATCCTCAAATCAACATTGGTGGGGTGCGTAGCCGGGTTTTACTTATGGCATAAGTGGCCAGAGATGATGCGCCTGATGGCGCAATCGCCAATTACCGCTATGGGTAATGCGTTGGATCTGGTTGGCCTGTGCGCACTGCTGGTGGTGCTGGGTGTCATTCCGATGGTCGGTTTTGACGTTTTTTATCAAATCTTCAGCCATCTTAAGAAACTTCGCATGTCACGCCAGGATATTCGCGATGAGTTTAAACAAAGCGAAGGCGACCCACACGTTAAAGGCCGTATCCGTCAAATGCAGCGGGCCGCTGCCCGACGACGAATGATGAATGATGTGCCCCAGGCTGATGTTATCGTCAATAACCCGACGCACTATTCTGTGGCACTGCAATACGACGAAAACAAAATGAGCGCACCAAAAGTGATTGCCAAAGGGGCAGGGCTGGTGGCGCTGCGTATTCGGGAAATTGCGGCCGAACACCATATTCCAACACTGGAAGCGCCACCTCTGGCGCGTGCGCTATATCGCCATGCCGAAATTGGCCAGCAAATCCCCGGTCAACTGTATGCTGCCGTAGCAGAGGTGCTGGCGTGGGTATGGCAATTAAAGCGTTGGCGTATTGCCGGTGGACAACGCCCGGTAAAACCTGCAAACCTCCCGGTGCCAGAGGCACTGGATTTTATCAACGAGAAAACGACCGATGACTAA